A region of the Peredibacter starrii genome:
CCCAGGCGTAGGCCGTCTTGATTTCGTTAAGGTCACCAGTATCAATGAAAAATTCCATATTAGTCTCCTAAAGGGGTCGGGTTTAAAACGTCTTGGGTTTCTTAAGAATCTGAACCATAATAAAAAGCATGAGGACATTTGGCCACTTTTCACTCCTGTTTTTTTTCGTATTCAGTCTGACTGCTGGAGCAGTTGTCGTTGTGCCAAATTTACCCAATGAAGGTGTCCTAGGCCCTGAGAACCGAGGATCGATCGATCCAAACGTGGATTATGAGCGTTTTTCAGGGAGAGTTTCAGATAAGGATGACAGTGCTCGGGTTTTTAAAATTCACGTTGAAAACAACAACACTAAATTCTTCCGTGCCGGTGACTCGGTTCTGTTCAAGGTAAACCTCAAAGACACTCGTGATTTCTGTAAGGCCTTCGTTCGAAACGTTGAGGATTTCCATTTTACAATTTATGTAGAAAGCCTGGGCCCATGTTATTCCACTACGGAATATTTCCGTCGCGGCACCGTTCTGAATTTTTATTCAAAAACTCTGGCCCTGAGGGTTTTTGAAGCGAGTAAATACCGCGATCAATTGATTCTTCGAAAGGAAGACTTCTTAAAGCAACTGAATGACATAAATCACTTTTTATGGACCTTCGATCAGCAAAAAGTAAAAACTGCCGCTGACTACGACGAGCAAATCAACCGTCTGCAAAGAGAAAAACGTAAGGCCATCGATGATATGATAACTCTTAAACAAGAACGTCTGGTGCTCCAAAATGAGCTTATGAAAAAGCTCAATGAGCTGGATGAATCCTTGTTATTCTATAGAGTTGAACGTCAGGAGCTCATGACTGACCGTTGGCAACTGGATCACGATCAAGGTCTTCCTGTTGGCCACAGACCACAAGACATCAAACAATAGAAATGCTATAGTGCCCTCACTTCGAGGACATTTATGGAAGCCATCAAACTTAAGCAAAAAGACCTTACTCATCACCCTGTCTACGGAACATTTCAAGACCTGGAATCGATTCGTCACTTCATGGGGTATCACGTTTTTGCAGTCTGGGATTTCATGAGTCTTTTGAAGTCTCTTCAACGTCACATCACATGCGTTTCTGTTCCCTGGAGACCTAGCACCTATCCGGCCGATATGGTCCGTCTGATTAATCAGATTGTTCTAGGTGAGGAGAGTGATGTGGATCAAGACGGGAAACCTATCTCTCATTTTGATTTGTATCTTAAAGGTATGGAAGAAATCGGAGCTAACACCGAAAACATCAAAGCGTTTCTCGCCTCTGGAAATTTAAATCTTATTCCGGCCGGCGCTCGAGAATTTGTGGATCACAATTTAAAAGTTGCCCAGGATGGTCACGTCGTTGAAGTCGCAGCGAGCTTCTTTTTTGGACGAGAAAAGCTCATTCCCGACATGTTTCAGTCAATTGTCGACGTATTAAAGAAAGAAAACATTTCAGCTCCTACGTTTTTATATTATCTTGAAAGACACATTGAAGTGGATTCAGGAGAGCATGGACCGCTCGCTCTAAAGTGTTTCGATTATCTGGTTGGAAACGATCCAAAGTTAAAAACGATGGGTCTGGATGCTGGATTGAAGGCACTGGAAATGAGGCAAATGCTCTGGGACACCGTTCTTAACGGACGAGTCTAGTCCAGTTCTCAAGCTTTCTACCTAGAGACCGACATGACCAATATGAAGTACTACCAAGTTCTTCTCTGTACATTATTGATCACGGCCTTTACTCCGGTGAAGATCGAAGAAAAGATGGATGCCTACCGAGGTCTCGCCAGCTCGTGGACAATTGTGCCTTCTCGAAGTCTAGCAGGTCTTCATTATCTCTTTAAAGGCTACAAAATTTCTGAAGAAGAAGGTCTGGTTAAAGTAACTGGCCCGGTAGTCGAAATCACCAACAATGATCAACTTAGTGCCAAGGTCTTCAAAGAGGGTTACGAAAGCGAAATGGACCCGGAAGACTTTGAAGAAGAGCAGTTTCTTGCTCAATCCGTCTTTGAGGCCACGACCAGAACCGGAACCAGTGTGGGCACGGCCTTCTTAGTGGGACTTAATATCGTTCTCACTAATCGCCATGTGATGGCCTACACTCCGACTGCTAAAAATTGGAGCTGTGGAAAGTTCTCTATCAAATTAAATCATCGTGAAGAGCGGGTTGAATGCTCAAAAGTTCGTTGGTGTAGTCCCAAATACGACTACTGTGTGGTGGAAATGCATCCCATGAGTAATGGGCTCCCCATCGGCACAGATGTAAAACCTCTTCGTCTAACGAAAAAAGTTCGCGCTGATAAAGATGCTTCCTTACTTCACATCGGAAATGCAGCTGGTCTGGGAATCCAAGGTTCAAGTGGCCGCGGCATTAAGATCAAAGAAGGAGAGTTCTATCATTACGTTCCGACCTTAAACGGCTCCTCGGGAGCTCCGATTTTTAATGAGCGTCGTGAAGTGATTGGGATCAATTGGGCCCACACAGGTGACAACTACATCGCTGATACATCTTTTAATCGTGGAGTTCTCATTTCTACGATCTTTGATGAACTCAAAACCTTCCAGCCAAAAACCCTCCGTGACATCAAGAGCTTTAAGTCTTGGTACCACCGCATGTTCAATCACCGTCAGGTGAAAATCGATCCGAAAGACTGATTAAAGTAGTTTGATTGTAAGAAAATAATAGTCATCTTACCTCATTTCAACTCCTTCCGAGATTGTCTTACCGTTTGGGTCTTCGATAGCATTAACTACTACATTGAATAACCAACGGAATGGTTTTTATAAATTAAGGAGGATATGCATGTCCCGTTTATTAACATTGGCCATGGGTCTGGCACTCTCTGTGTCGGCATTCGCTCAAGACCTATCAATTCAAGGCTTCAACGAACGCTTCACACTAGTAAAAAATGAACAAGGTGTTGTCACGACCGTAAAATTAAAGAAGGCAATCACTCGTTTCACGATTAAGCCGTTCATTGAACAGCTTAAGAATGATCTTAGACTTGAACAGAAAAACTTCATGAACCTAACTGACAGTCAGGTTGAGGCCGAGATCGATGACATGCTTTATGGAATGGGTCTTGATCCATATTCAAAAGCTCAGGGCAATCAAGAAGCTCAGAAGATCAAAGAATCTCTTCTTAATATCCCAAACATCAACGTAAACAATACATTTGCTGAAGTTCTGGCACCAAAAGACTTCTGGAAAGAATTCGAAACAAAACTTAACGAAGCTTTCCAATTCGTTGATCCAACAATCCTTGCAAACCTTGAAGATCCTCGTTTCTTCTATAAGAGACAGGTGACTTACAGAGTTGTGGTATGGGCACTTGAACAAGCTAAGAAACACTTTGCTAACGTTCCGGCACTTAATATCGCAAGCTTCGTGATCGTTCGTGTTCACGACATGATGATGGAACAGCGTCACTTCCACCACAACATGCTTCTTCATTATTTCGAGTCACTTCCTGAGTCAAAACTTGGAATGACAAAAGAAGAAGTGGATCGCACTGTTTCTTCAATCTATGAATACCGCATTGATATGCTTGATATCTTCTCATCAAACAATGCTGCCCGTGACTGGTTAAACTTTGGTTTCCAACGTTTCTACCAGGAAGTTCGTACAGGTAACACTCGTATCAGAACTTGGGAAGGCCCGATGTCGAATGTTAACTTCGAAGACATTAAGAAGCTTAATTATGCTTTCGTAAACGTTACTGAAGCTGGTGCAAAGAAGATCTATCACCTTCACCACACAGCTCACCAGTTCTCGTCTAAGCCGGCACTTGCTTACGATTACTCAAATCCAAATCGTGTAAAACGTAACCGTGCTCTTCTTAACCTTGCGGGTGTGGCCCTTGGCTTCATCCAGATGCCAGGCTGGCTAAAAGGTAACGTAGACGCTTTCATCGAGTCGTTCTATGTGAAACAAGTTCGCACGGAAGGTGCTCTGGTTGGTTACTTTGAATCAACTGGTGATCAGGGTATGATCAATCGTATCTACGCTCAGAGAGCAAATTTCTACATCGTTCAGTAATAAAAAATGGGGCCCTTTGGGGCCCTTTTTTTTGGTCTTTTATCTCTGGATTAAAATATTTTAAGAGATTAGAATTCTTCTAAATGAAATTATTGTTGGGTCTTCTCATCTCATTTTTTCTTGTCTTTTTTGCCTCATCCCGGGATTTATCCGGAGTGGGCGATGGCCATTTTCGTCTTGATAAAAAAACTGTCGTTAATAATTCCAGACTGGTCACTCCTCAAAATATCATTCAGAAAAAGCAACTGCATCCAGCGGGCGACGCTCTGGAATTCTTCAATGTCACGCCTCAGAACCTTTTGAATCAAAATGGATTTCTGTCCAATTATAACTGCCGAGAAATTTCGAATTTCATTTCCTCAGGTGCAAAAATTTATCAACAAATGGCCTCCGCTTAATCCCTTCAAACGTTCTAGTCACTACTACAACTGTTAATTTAGGGATCACATGCTATTTGCAAAGTTACATCAAAAGATTCAGAAGTATATTAAATGGCTTGAGCAGTTTGCGGACAGGCCCTGGTATCCATTATTGATTGGATTTTTATCCGTACTGGATAATTTTCTGATTGTTATCCCGAACGATGGCATTCTGGTGGCGAGCTCAATGCTCATTCCAAAGCGCTGGTTTATTTTTGCTCTCTTTGTCTCGGTTGGTTCAACTCTTGGCTCCGTTTTATTTTCGGCCTTTGTCGAGATGCAGGGACTACCGTGGATCCAGGAATACTATTCAGGAATTACAGAAACCCAGATCTGGATCTGGACCGAGAGGTTTTTTGATAATTACGACATTCTGATTGTTTTTGTCGTGGCGATTTTACCTATTACTCAACATCCGGTTTTGATTCTGGCGGGGCTATCCAATACACCGCTAGTAACGTTAACGATTGTGATCTTCATTGGAAGATTTTTGAAGTTTGTGTTGATGGCCTATCTGGGATCGCATTCGCCGAAGCTTTTGAAGAAGATTTGGGGAATGCAGGACGAGTTAAAAGATGCAGGAATGAATATTGATTAGATAAAAAAAGGGCCCGTTTTAGGGCCCTTTTTATTTAAGCAGTCTTTTTCATTTTAACTGTTCCGATCACGAGAATCACGATCTGAACCAGGAAGAACGTTCCAAGGAAGATCGCTCCACCTTCTGAGAACCCGTAAGAGTGAAGCCCTGAAGCGAGGATGTAATTCACACCAAACCACGCCATCATCACACTCATAAACGCTCCGGCAACCAGGGCAACGAAGCGGTGTGGAGGAATCCAGCTCGTGTATTTACCGTGAAGGATCGCCATATAAACCAGAAGTACAATCAGTGACCAGGTTTCTTTCGGGTCCCAGCCCCAGAAGCGGCCCCATGAGTAGTCGGCCCATACGCCACCCAGGATAACTCCCGCGGCCAGCATCACCACACCAACTTTAATACAAGTGTAGATCAGGTCTACCTGATAACGATACTCAGCTGAAGTCACAGTCGAGAAACGGCTTCTAAGAAGAAGCGAGTTCGCAATTAACCATGAAAGGGCAAGTGCCGCGTATGAAAGGATCACGGTTGAAACGTGAGTTGATAGCCAGAAATTATCACGAAGAACTGGAACGAGTGGTGAAATACCTTCATCCAGCATCCCGTGAGCAAATTTCATCATGAATAGACCCAGGATATTGCAACCAAGGCCCGCCAGTATGAATACGATCTCTTTTCTGAAAGCAAAAATAATGCAGCTGATCACTAGGGCACCAAAGCCCGAGAACATCACTGTTTCATACATATTTGTGATCGGAGCACGACCTGAGATCAAAACTCTCAGGGTCATAGATGCGATTTGCAGGGCGATAGTGATGACGGTGAAGATGGTCCCCGGGATTTTATTCTTCGTTACCACAAACGCGATAATCGCAAGTAATGAGCTAATGAGGGCCCATACAAACAGGTTCCACTTAAAGTATTTAAGCTCCAGCATGTAGTGGTCGCCCTTAACACCTAAGTAATCAGACTTGGCCTGGCCAAGGAGGAATGAAACGGGGTTTGAACCTCTTCCGGCCGCACCTTCAACTCTTTCCTGAGTCATGAATTCGCCAATAGAAAGGAACTTGATCTTGTCCGCTTCCTTTACCGGGATGGTCCAGGCGCGACCATTTACAATGGCGGCATATGTTCCAAGGCGAGAATTAACTTTTGAAAGTTCTTTCTTATAAGAGTTGTTCTCTTTAAGCTGAGCAAGTTCAGTTTCCATAATGCCCACTTTCCCTTCAAGTTCTGAAACAGGAATAGTGGTTTGATCTTCTTTCATGCCTAAAAGTTTTCTCACATCTACGTGATCAACTTTGATGTTTACTGGAATTTCCAGCGGCATACCAAAGGCCTTCAAAGACAACTTACAAAACGCTGTCGTGGCGTCCATATCTTGAATTTTGCTCTCACCCGTCATGAACTTCACTGTATCCAGCGCCAGAACATAAAGAGGTTTTTCACGTCCGCCGGCCTGAACTGGGAAAGTATCAAGGTCAGAGTTACAAACGTTCATCTGAGCAAAAGCGCTCGAGATACTGATAAGGAAAATAACAATAAACTTAAGCACGGGCCTCTCCTGGTTTAGCGACCGTTTTTCTTCTCAGGATGTAGTGCCAGATGGAACCAAGTACCAAGAGAAGAGAACCAAGGTATTTCCAAAATCTACCTGGGTCGAAGTTCACACTTAGAACACTTCCAAAAGGGCCTTCATTCGTTTGGAAATATGAGGCCTGATAGAAAGTGAAGTTCTGATACTTCAAAGGGTGATTCATATAAACGTGATGTTTTTCTGAGCCTTCGTTACCTTTAAAGACGGTCACAAAAGACTCATAACTTGCTGGATTGTTCGTACCTGGATCAGTGTCCATTTTGAAATTATCCAGAACGATTTCGTAAGGGAGCGTGATGGTTTTCTTCGTCACCATGAAGGTCACGCGCTCACCATCTTTGTTATAGGCGATTGGTTCCTGAGAATTTACCCAGAAAGTATGTCCGTCCATCATTACTTCAACCGCTTTAAGGTCGCCCTTAACTGTCTGGCCGTTGTCCTGAACTGGCTTCACATAGCTTGGAACCATTGTTGGGTAAGCGTCACTTCTGTGTTCAAGAAGTCTTAGTTTGAATCCCATCCATGGAAGTGGAATTTCACCATTCATTTCCACTTTTTCTGAGACCCATTTTGAAGTGGTCTTATCAAAATAGGCGGCACTCTTACCGAAAAGGAAAAGATGAGGATTCTTTTCGAATAGCTTTTTACTAAAGATGCGATACGGAGAGTTCTCGTTGAGCTCCATCTTATCATTCAATGGAAGAGGAGACATTTCCGGCATGAAAGTAACTTTATCGCCTTTGAAGTCGATTTCCACCACGTCTTTGCCGGCAAGATTCTTCCTGCGTTTAAGTTCTGCTGGAGTCGGACTCTTACAATCAGTGGTTTCACCGTTCCAGACAATCAAACCATCCGGAGTATTGTTACTAAAACAAGCAGCGAGATTAAATGGCATATAGTGCACATTTAATAGACCCAGTTGTTGGGTGTTACTGAAGTCTGATTGAGGATGAAGACTTAGGGTAATAAATTCCCCGAAGTTCTCATTATATAGACGGTACCGAGATGAGGTCTGAGTTTGGTCTTCAATCTTGGCCGGAAGCCAGTCTTGTTTGTTTTCAGAAAACGGAAGGAACGTTCCAAGTTTAATTCCTTCATACTCGTAGCCAAGATTCTTAGGACCGGCCACATAAGGAAGATCAACTGTTACTTCCTTGCCCTTTGAAGGGAATTGAATCTTTAACTCATCCTGATTGATCTGAACCTGACGGGCCGGAAGATTTGGCGTCAAAGTCACAGTTCCATCTACACCTGACTGATAGGTCACGTAAGAACCTAGGAACAGGATGATCAGCCCCGCGTGGATGACATAAAAACCATAAAGGTGTTTTTTCATCGGCAGCCTGATGAGGGTCGCGAACAGAATAGACAGGAACATTCCAAACTGGATGCCCATGAACCAAAGCGATTTATAAATTAATCGATTGGCGTATTCCGTGCCGTGATAGGACTCCATAAAGGTTCCGTATCCCAAGGCGATGGCAAAGAGGAGTATGATGACTACAGCGAACTTAAGGTTACCGAAGAAGAGTTCTACTTTTCGGTAGTAAGAAACTAAGGTGTTCATAGAGGCCCATAATTTCTCACAAAAATTACGCTTACACTAGCTGAGAAACCAACCAAATTGAGCCAAAAATGATGGGCTGATGAATTAAGTAAATCTTCAATGAGTGCTGGCCCAGAAAGTTTAAAAATTTATTCGGTTTCATCTGCTGCAGCACTGTATTTCTTGACAAATAAGGGCCCACTAGAATCCCAAGTAAAATGGCCCAGAACCACGGATAGATAGGAATGAAATCCATTGATGGTTTTTGAAGGATCGAAGAAACCCAGCGGATGTCATAGTGAAGGAGGTATTGCAGCACTAAAATGGCCGCTAATAGGCCCCAGGCGAGCTTTCGGTGATTCACCACAAGTGCACCCAGGATCGAACCCACAAAAATGCAATGGAGAGTTCCAAAGAAAATCCATTGAGAAGGAAAAGCGATATAGCTTCCGATACTCACGGCAAGTGCCGCACCACCAAGTTTTAAGCTTCTCTTATTAAGTGACTTCCAGTTGATCTTCGGTCGATGCCCGTAGTTAAGAGACATGCCTACGCAAAATAAGAAAGTGAAAGCAATCACGCGAGGAAAGGCGTACCAGAAACCCTCGGAGAAGTTCCAGGTGACGTATTGAAACATTTTTAAATCGTAGGCAGTGTGGAAAATAATCATCCAGATCACGGCCAGTCCACGCAATGAATCGAGAAAAACCGCTCTCATTTCCCCTCCGGATAATAGATAAAGACAGGGCCATCCACTTTTAGAACGATGGTGCCTTCTCCAATATTAGAGAGACCCAGACTGGATAATGGATAAACAAAAGTTGATCTCGGAATAGGATATTTGCATTCACCGGTCATTTTCACAGTGACTTTCTTTAGAGTTCCCAAAGAAAAAAGACCTTCATGACGAAATTTCCAATCACCCGCACCTAAGAGATGAAAAGAAATTTTTCCATCTGCTCCATAAAAGATGATCTGAGACTCCGGATGATTCTCTAAATAGGTCAGCGCCTCGCCGAGATTAAACAGTTCATGATCTCTTCTTCCTCCCAGAAATCCCCAGAAATGGAACTTATAGAGGAGATTTTCCCCAAAAAAGCTCAATGCTAGTGCTAAATCAGACTGATTTTTATCTACCGGATGCTTATATTGATGTTCGCAGTTCACTTTTTCCGTGTAGGAATCAGCGTCGCCCACCCAGATATCTAGCTTAGGAGAGTGATGAGCACCACCATCAACGGCAATCAGAGGAAAAGCAGATAGAGTATTCGGAACAACTGGACCCATGGGGCCCACGAAGGTCCATTCAGTCATATTAGTAAGAGAGCTTGGCAAGATCATAAGAAGTATCTTAGCCTTGAATGCACTTCATGAGTAGGAGGAAGAGTAGTGTTAAAGATAAATTCTGAGCGTGCCCGCAAAGTTATAGCGAACCCAAAATATATAAAAAGTGAGTTGTCTCCCATCATGAAAAGATTCCCCGGTGATGGTCTTATCCTCTGGGTAGGGCTTGAGTGGGAGGGAAATATCGTCAAAAATTTGTCATTTTACGGAGAGCTTGGTGATGCTCAAAAAATAATTTTTGAATCTATGGCCAGTCTTTTGATTGGTAAACCAATCACCAGTTTAGACACTCTTTCGATCCGCGAATGCGAGGCCTTTTTACGAGATAGAAATTCAGAGGCCGCCTTCGAAGGAATGACAGATTCCGATGAAAATGAGCTCAAAAAGGTCTTCACCTGGATTCGTCAGTGGCCCAAGCATGTTGATGCAAAAGAATATCATTTCTCCTCTGAAAAAGGGCCTTTTCACACATTGAAATTGGTGGATAAAATTCGTGAGATTAAGGCCTTTTTAAACTCTCCGGAAATTCTTACATTGTATCAAAATCTGGCCCGCCCAGAGCTAGTTGACGTTGAAGATCTTACGGTTTATATCCATGCGCCTTACTCATCCCAGAGGGAAAAAAGCCTGTTCGAAGAGCTGCATATCCTGGGGGTAGAGGCCTTCCAAGAGGAGAATTTGAACTTTATTCCTGATGCTTAGAAAAAAATCTGTTTGATAAATTGAAATTTTTATTACTACAATAGGTAGAAGAGCTGTTAAGACAATTATTCAAAAGAAGAAAATGGAAGATACCAAGCCGTTAGTTTTCAAAGAAGCGAAGAAAGAAGAAGAGGTCGTGAACCTCTCTAAATTCGATATTCAAGCATTCACTGATACCCAAGATTTCTCTTGGTCATTAGACAATATTAAAAAAGAAGTTAAGACAGGATGGAAGCTTTTCTCTGTAACCACAGATGAAGAGATCGTTGCTGCTGTTCTTATGAGAAAAGACGGGGACACTCTCTTTACTAAGAACACTCCGATCAAAATGGCGTTCCAAGGGAATGGTTTTTCCCATCAGATTAAGAATTTTTACGAAGAAGAAGCTAAGAAGCAGCAGATTCGCAGAGTAGTGAACTACTGCCCGGTAGATAATTTCCGTATGATTGCCCTGAACGAGAGTCATGGCTATAAGAGAACGGGAAATGCTTTTGGTGTAAGTAATAATATAATCGAATGGGTAAAAGTCCTATAGAAAGCCAATAACAACAAAGGGAATAATATTTCCCAAATTAGACGGAGGAATTTTTATGGCTAAGAAGACAACAAAGAAAGCTGCTGCTCCAAAGAAAGCAACTGCTAAGAAAGCTACAGCTAAAAAAGCTGCTGCTCCTAAGAAAGCTACTGCTAAGAAAGCTGCTGCTCCAAAAGCTACAGCTAAGAAAGCTGCTGCTCCAAAAGCTACAGCTAAAAAAGCTGCTGCTCCTAAAAAAGCAAAATCAGCTCGTAAACCAAATGCTGCTTTCATGAAGCCGCTTAACCCTTCTAAAGAGCTTGCTGAAATCGTTGGTGCTTCTGCACTTCCACGTACAGAAGTTATGAAGAAAGTATGGGCTTACATCAAGAAGAACAACCTTCAAGATGCTAAAAACCGTCGTGCAATCAACGCTGACGATAAGCTAAAAGCTGTATTCGGCGGTAAAAAACAAGTTACTATGTTCGAAATGACTAAACTTGTTTCTAACCACCTTAAGTAGTCTTTACTAAGATTTTCTTAAAGAGAGGGGGACTTCGGTCCCCCTTTTTTATTTCCAATCCCCACAAATTTAGCGATGATTTCTTCAAATTTTTTTGAGGAGTTTCACGATGAAATTGTTAGCAGCACTTTCGTTAGTAACTCTGTTTTTAGTCGGTTGTACTAAGAGCAAAGTATCTGACGTTAAAGAACTAA
Encoded here:
- a CDS encoding DUF3050 domain-containing protein; this encodes MEAIKLKQKDLTHHPVYGTFQDLESIRHFMGYHVFAVWDFMSLLKSLQRHITCVSVPWRPSTYPADMVRLINQIVLGEESDVDQDGKPISHFDLYLKGMEEIGANTENIKAFLASGNLNLIPAGAREFVDHNLKVAQDGHVVEVAASFFFGREKLIPDMFQSIVDVLKKENISAPTFLYYLERHIEVDSGEHGPLALKCFDYLVGNDPKLKTMGLDAGLKALEMRQMLWDTVLNGRV
- a CDS encoding trypsin-like serine peptidase; the protein is MTNMKYYQVLLCTLLITAFTPVKIEEKMDAYRGLASSWTIVPSRSLAGLHYLFKGYKISEEEGLVKVTGPVVEITNNDQLSAKVFKEGYESEMDPEDFEEEQFLAQSVFEATTRTGTSVGTAFLVGLNIVLTNRHVMAYTPTAKNWSCGKFSIKLNHREERVECSKVRWCSPKYDYCVVEMHPMSNGLPIGTDVKPLRLTKKVRADKDASLLHIGNAAGLGIQGSSGRGIKIKEGEFYHYVPTLNGSSGAPIFNERREVIGINWAHTGDNYIADTSFNRGVLISTIFDELKTFQPKTLRDIKSFKSWYHRMFNHRQVKIDPKD
- a CDS encoding YqaA family protein gives rise to the protein MLFAKLHQKIQKYIKWLEQFADRPWYPLLIGFLSVLDNFLIVIPNDGILVASSMLIPKRWFIFALFVSVGSTLGSVLFSAFVEMQGLPWIQEYYSGITETQIWIWTERFFDNYDILIVFVVAILPITQHPVLILAGLSNTPLVTLTIVIFIGRFLKFVLMAYLGSHSPKLLKKIWGMQDELKDAGMNID
- a CDS encoding cytochrome c biogenesis protein encodes the protein MLKFIVIFLISISSAFAQMNVCNSDLDTFPVQAGGREKPLYVLALDTVKFMTGESKIQDMDATTAFCKLSLKAFGMPLEIPVNIKVDHVDVRKLLGMKEDQTTIPVSELEGKVGIMETELAQLKENNSYKKELSKVNSRLGTYAAIVNGRAWTIPVKEADKIKFLSIGEFMTQERVEGAAGRGSNPVSFLLGQAKSDYLGVKGDHYMLELKYFKWNLFVWALISSLLAIIAFVVTKNKIPGTIFTVITIALQIASMTLRVLISGRAPITNMYETVMFSGFGALVISCIIFAFRKEIVFILAGLGCNILGLFMMKFAHGMLDEGISPLVPVLRDNFWLSTHVSTVILSYAALALSWLIANSLLLRSRFSTVTSAEYRYQVDLIYTCIKVGVVMLAAGVILGGVWADYSWGRFWGWDPKETWSLIVLLVYMAILHGKYTSWIPPHRFVALVAGAFMSVMMAWFGVNYILASGLHSYGFSEGGAIFLGTFFLVQIVILVIGTVKMKKTA
- a CDS encoding cytochrome c biogenesis protein ResB, translating into MNTLVSYYRKVELFFGNLKFAVVIILLFAIALGYGTFMESYHGTEYANRLIYKSLWFMGIQFGMFLSILFATLIRLPMKKHLYGFYVIHAGLIILFLGSYVTYQSGVDGTVTLTPNLPARQVQINQDELKIQFPSKGKEVTVDLPYVAGPKNLGYEYEGIKLGTFLPFSENKQDWLPAKIEDQTQTSSRYRLYNENFGEFITLSLHPQSDFSNTQQLGLLNVHYMPFNLAACFSNNTPDGLIVWNGETTDCKSPTPAELKRRKNLAGKDVVEIDFKGDKVTFMPEMSPLPLNDKMELNENSPYRIFSKKLFEKNPHLFLFGKSAAYFDKTTSKWVSEKVEMNGEIPLPWMGFKLRLLEHRSDAYPTMVPSYVKPVQDNGQTVKGDLKAVEVMMDGHTFWVNSQEPIAYNKDGERVTFMVTKKTITLPYEIVLDNFKMDTDPGTNNPASYESFVTVFKGNEGSEKHHVYMNHPLKYQNFTFYQASYFQTNEGPFGSVLSVNFDPGRFWKYLGSLLLVLGSIWHYILRRKTVAKPGEARA
- a CDS encoding heparan-alpha-glucosaminide N-acetyltransferase; protein product: MRAVFLDSLRGLAVIWMIIFHTAYDLKMFQYVTWNFSEGFWYAFPRVIAFTFLFCVGMSLNYGHRPKINWKSLNKRSLKLGGAALAVSIGSYIAFPSQWIFFGTLHCIFVGSILGALVVNHRKLAWGLLAAILVLQYLLHYDIRWVSSILQKPSMDFIPIYPWFWAILLGILVGPYLSRNTVLQQMKPNKFLNFLGQHSLKIYLIHQPIIFGSIWLVSQLV
- a CDS encoding N-acetyltransferase; amino-acid sequence: MEDTKPLVFKEAKKEEEVVNLSKFDIQAFTDTQDFSWSLDNIKKEVKTGWKLFSVTTDEEIVAAVLMRKDGDTLFTKNTPIKMAFQGNGFSHQIKNFYEEEAKKQQIRRVVNYCPVDNFRMIALNESHGYKRTGNAFGVSNNIIEWVKVL
- a CDS encoding SWIB/MDM2 domain-containing protein — protein: MAKKTTKKAAAPKKATAKKATAKKAAAPKKATAKKAAAPKATAKKAAAPKATAKKAAAPKKAKSARKPNAAFMKPLNPSKELAEIVGASALPRTEVMKKVWAYIKKNNLQDAKNRRAINADDKLKAVFGGKKQVTMFEMTKLVSNHLK